In Haloplanus rubicundus, one DNA window encodes the following:
- a CDS encoding amidohydrolase — protein MSVTDDLLDLRRDLHRHPEPAWREFYTTARLVDELEKRPLDELYVGPEVLAEDRRGVPDDDELDEWTRRAVEAGAREDIVERLAGGYTGLVAVLERGEGPTVGLRVDIDALPITEAEADDHDPASMGFRSENEGFMHACGHDAHATVGVGVIDAIAESDFSGTLKVFFQPSEEIVSGGEPMAEGGHLDDVEYLLALHVGLDHPTGEVVAGVDGFLAQQHFRAEFSGQSSHAGGHPERGRNAVQAMATAIQNLYSIPRHDAGATRVNAGLVGGGTASNIVPEEAFIEGEVRGETAELRDYMDDHAQRILRSAAEMYDCEVEVEYGGRAPGGESDDALAGIVADVAGGVEGVDSILDSDDLGGSEDATYLMQHVQDRGGLASFVCVGTDHPGGHHSPTFDVDEETIRIAVDVFSGTIERLGREAV, from the coding sequence ATGAGCGTCACCGACGACCTGCTCGACTTGCGCCGCGACCTGCACCGCCATCCCGAACCCGCGTGGCGGGAGTTCTACACCACCGCCCGCCTCGTCGACGAACTCGAGAAACGCCCGCTCGACGAACTCTACGTCGGCCCCGAAGTTCTCGCCGAGGACCGCCGGGGCGTCCCCGACGACGACGAACTCGACGAGTGGACGCGCCGAGCGGTCGAGGCCGGCGCCAGAGAGGACATCGTGGAGCGACTCGCCGGCGGCTACACCGGTCTCGTCGCGGTCCTGGAGCGAGGCGAGGGACCGACGGTCGGCCTCCGGGTCGACATCGACGCCCTGCCGATCACCGAGGCGGAGGCCGACGACCACGACCCCGCGAGCATGGGCTTTCGCTCCGAGAACGAGGGCTTCATGCACGCCTGCGGCCACGACGCCCACGCTACCGTCGGCGTCGGCGTTATCGACGCCATCGCCGAGAGCGACTTCTCGGGCACGCTCAAGGTGTTTTTCCAGCCGAGCGAGGAGATCGTCTCCGGCGGCGAGCCGATGGCCGAGGGGGGCCACTTAGACGACGTGGAGTACCTCCTCGCGCTCCACGTCGGCCTCGATCACCCGACCGGTGAGGTGGTGGCGGGCGTCGACGGTTTCCTCGCCCAACAGCACTTCCGCGCGGAGTTCTCGGGCCAATCGTCCCACGCCGGCGGCCACCCGGAACGCGGCCGCAACGCGGTGCAGGCGATGGCGACGGCGATCCAGAACCTCTATTCCATTCCCCGCCACGACGCGGGCGCCACCCGCGTGAACGCCGGCCTCGTCGGCGGCGGCACCGCCTCGAACATCGTCCCCGAGGAGGCGTTCATCGAGGGCGAGGTTCGCGGCGAGACGGCCGAGTTACGGGACTACATGGACGACCACGCCCAGCGGATTCTGCGCTCCGCCGCCGAGATGTACGACTGCGAGGTGGAAGTGGAGTACGGCGGCCGGGCGCCGGGCGGCGAGAGCGACGACGCACTCGCCGGTATCGTCGCGGACGTGGCCGGCGGGGTCGAGGGCGTCGACTCCATCCTCGACAGCGACGACCTCGGGGGGAGCGAGGACGCAACTTACCTCATGCAACACGTACAGGACCGGGGCGGCCTCGCCTCCTTCGTCTGCGTCGGCACCGACCACCCCGGCGGCCACCACTCCCCCACCTTCGACGTGGACGAGGAGACCATCCGCATCGCAGTCGACGTGTTCAGCGGGACGATAGAGCGGTTGGGGCGGGAGGCGGTGTGA